The nucleotide window TACGTAAACCTGTCCCTGTTCTCCAAGGTTTTTTACGAGCCTTTCTATAACGGCGTCGGCCGTTTCTCCCTCCTGGCTGTAAATGACTTCCACTCCGCCTATTTTTTCCTTCCTTTCCATCCCGCCGGGGACATGAAGGGCGTCGAATACAAGGATCACCTTTCCTCCCCAGTAGGCCTGGTAATTAATCAACTCCGCTATTAGTTTATCGCGGGCGTGAGCAAAACTTGACTTTTCTTTTAAAGCGATTAGTTCCGGCCAATTAAATAACAAATTGTAGCCGTCGATTATAAGAACCTCCGACACGACTTCACCTCGCTTTATAAGGAGCCACAGTATCGCTGGCGGACGACTTCATACATCAAAACAGCTGCGGCGGCGGCAATATTTAATGAATTAACCTTACCGCGCATGGGCAGCCGAATGGTAAAGTCGCAGCGTTTCCTTACTAGCGGCGAGAGGCCGCGCCCTTCGCTGCCAAAAACCAGGACCAGGGGTACGGTTAAATCGCTGGCGAAGGCCAACTTTTCGCCGTCACCCTCTGCCCCAATGGCCCAAAGACCGCTGTCCTTTAATTTTACGATGGTCTGGGCCAGATTGGCGACCCTGGCCACGGCGAGGTATTC belongs to Moorella humiferrea and includes:
- a CDS encoding NYN domain-containing protein, translating into MSEVLIIDGYNLLFNWPELIALKEKSSFAHARDKLIAELINYQAYWGGKVILVFDALHVPGGMERKEKIGGVEVIYSQEGETADAVIERLVKNLGEQGQVYVATSDAAEQRMILGGGALRLPVAELKDYIEKARREIDEKGQRDTGKNLLDDFLGGETREILEKWRRS